DNA from Solanum stenotomum isolate F172 chromosome 3, ASM1918654v1, whole genome shotgun sequence:
CAAGTGATAGCGTGTAACAACTAATgctacaaaataaaatcaagaataaGGAAAGAGATGTCTTTGGCTCCCAAGTTGAGAAAACTTAAACTAAACtggtttaataattttaaaaacacttagatacatgcaTTATTTAGTGTTATGTCAAATTATGAAACAGCTTTTCTTTTGGcataagaattttaaaatttgagtttaATGAATTTGGGATTATGGATGCTActagaaaaatagaagagttgtTGTCATAGTACAAATAGTAACCTGGCTTTTAAACATCATTAAAGGACCTACATATTGTGGAATTAGCACGTAAATCAATCACTTTTTTCATTTGGCCACTAAAGCAAATAATTTCCATTAGCTTAACGACGAACTAATTAGCAAAAAAAATCACCACCTTTCTTTTCTATATAGACTACTAATTAAGGCAGTTGAACGATCAATTCAAACCCTCATTCAAAGATTTCCATCATTAATTAACATCTACCACAAGGAAATTCTAATAAAAAGCTTACTGCTTTGTTGATTAattagaaaataagaagaagatttAAACGTTATAAAATAGTGCAATACTATTATGGATGTGCTTCTTGCTGCCCTTGTAATTCCTCGAACAATAAAAGCTACTCATGAAGTTAATTGCACGTATTATTTGTTTTGGTCCAACAAATATCACCGGTTTAATTTGTTCTTTAGTCTATGTCATCATTCAGCTTAAGCTAAAAGCGTATGTACCAAGTAAACTTGTGTTATGTTTcacaaaacttttaaaaaaaataaaatcatttcaaTGTGGATTATTTAGCTTATATGTCATGTGTAGTAGAAGCTTGCTAGCCTATTAATCCGTTGGCCCTTCTTTTCAATTTGTCCTCATCGGACTCTTCTCCGTCATTAGCGTTATATTTACTCTCCAGGCCATCTCCTTGACGACTCAACATCCTTGTGGAGGTTCGCGCCATAAAGCTTTAGGATAGGGTGTCAATGGGATAGGTCCAATCAAATTTGGACAGATCATAATCGGTTAAGACAAAAATCTGGTCAAGATTCAATTACCCAGCCCAAATTTGCACAGGTCAAAACGGGTCAGGTAATAGATTATATAACGGGTCAAGATTCAACCCAATTTTTACTaaacttaattgttttattgtttcttttaaactattttaataactaataaaaatattattttctttattatgactatatataacatatcaaattgaaaaaaaagttttaaaaaaatatttttacaagatTTCTCATGAGCCAATACGGGTTTCATATTTATACATTTTTGATGGGTTAAAATAAGTTAGATTGAAATAGATTGAACTAATGAATGGATTGATCAATAACCCATGACGAATTAAGCGGATTTTGGATTTGTTTTTACAACCTCTAGAATCTGATAACAAAAATTAGGTGGGTAATTGAGCATATAACagaaagagcaactttcacatatagcaaatacaaaaatcatatttgtatgctataactatagtttgcataattgcgctccatagcaaacataaatatgtatatttcgctatacatatacaaaagaaagcagttgtataatttcgctatacatatacaaaagaaagcagttgtataatctgctttggtatacatatacaaaagatcaattgtataatttgtgtttgtataaagtgagaaagagagaaagacaaaagaaaactgggcagggaagattatatttgtataatcataagtgtataggacaaaaatatatgcatttgtatttgtatatacaatgttctctcgctttatacaaacacaatgtatacatttgtgtttgtataaagtgagagaggcgagtgagtgagcgagatttgggagagtggcgagtgagatttgagagaggggagagaggagaacaaaaatatatgtatatatacaattttctctcgctttatacaaacacaaacgcattttatacatttgcgtttttgtataaagtgagagaggcgagtgagggAGCGaaatctgggagaggggagagaggggaatgaaaatatatgtatatatacaattttctctcgctttatacaaacacaaacgtattttatacatttacgtTTGTAGAAAatgcgagagaggcgagggagagaacaggagtggtgagcgagattcaCTAGGAAAGAGGCGAAATAACAACaatttgctatgaggtacaattaaatcaaactatatttatagcatgtaatttgaattaatagtttgctattatatacaattttccctaaaaaaaagGTTTCCTTggtcacaaaataaaaatagaaaaagaagattAGGCTTCATTTTAGCCCCCTAAATTTCTTATTAGCTTTAATACTATGAAACAAAATAGAGAAAGATTAAAGACCTTCAAGAGATTAGCCCTAGTTACCGGTAAGTAGGAATTTGTAAATATACGTTGGGGGCTAAATAGCTAACTTCTCTTCATACGTAGCACTAAAAAGAAATCTAGTTTCAATGGCCTACGAtgaaatcacacaaaaaaatatcaaatttgtaattaatacttaaattcataatatataattatttgcaTTGATTCAATAAGTTCTAAATTTATTCCTTTTTTCGCTTTGGGCTAATCTCTTGAACTACGACATCTTCAAGCCTACAATGCATGTATGACATGTAAAattgtattatgccttaaattCTTCTTTACCTTTCACTTAAATTTCAATCTTCTAAAATGTGTTTTTTCCCCATCTTTGACCCGTTCTCGGCCCGGCCACCAACATCATGTCCAACTTTATAAGACAAACCAATCTCGTCCCAAATTTCGAAAAAGTAAACTTAGAGATACGAGTAGAAAaaagaataggaaaaaaaaacttagtcTAAAAGTTTACACGATGTGGCAACTTTTAAATGGTGAGGTGAAATTTGTAGTATGTGTGTGATCGGAGAATCTTGCCTAATTTTCGGACCAAAAAGAGTATTGAAACAATCATTGAAATTAAAAAGGCCACTATCTTCCTACCCCCACTTCTccaaattgtttttctttttccattctttatgttattataaatttgaaactACTCCACATGCATCATTCAGCTGACttaatttgacttgacacattatttaattaatcacgtattttatgattaaaataatcttatagttttgctttaattttaaattttagatttgaCAATTACTCTCTCtatatcaatttatatgatttaactCATCTTAACacaatgtttaagaaagaagaatgatttaaaaaataagtcataaatattTAAGGGTAAATTGAGcattttaaagtaatatatcattctttaatttttagaCTGATTCAAAATATAAGTCATATAAATCGGAACAGAGAAAGTAGTTATTTAAAAGAGAATTTAACTTTTAGTATAACATCAAGAAAGATGAACAGAAGTAGCAACGCTACTAGCTAGTATATATTAAGATGCTAGGGTTAGGTTTAACTTCAGAATACAAGAGAGAGTggatcaaaattttcaataaagtCATCTCCCcataataattttcattatttttttgaggggtttttaataatttgtaaaatgatgaaaaagagACAAGTTGTGGTGAGAAGGATCAGCAGTGGATCATCGACGATTAGGAACATACGATACGTTGAATGTCAAAGGAACCATGCGGCAAATATCGGAGGCTACGCTGTCGACGGCTGCCGTGAATTCATGGCAACCGGAGATGATGGAACCGCCGCCCTTACTTGTGCAGCATGTGGATGTCACCGGAATTTTCACCGTAGAGAAGTTGATGGCGGCGAAGTTGTTTCTGAGTCCTCTTAGATCATATATATGATTCGtccaagaaaatattaattaaattaaaggtgagttttaaatttatgtatCAGATAAGTTGATTATAGTTTTATAATTTCATTGTGGTTTGTgcttgaatatttttgtgtataATTTGATGTACAAAATTGATGAATTCCAGCTAAAAGAGGAATCTTTCTTGTAACTCaaacaagatatatatatatattataaattattactCATCGGAagatagattttatttttaaatagtactatttgatttttgtttttatttttttgcttgttAAATAGTAATGATCTTTAATGTTTCAATAGTTCAATCTGAAAGTGCATAAGACTGATGAAATTTTGTCTACATTATCTTAACTTCAACTAGGAATAAAAGTCTTGTTTGAGAAATACTTAAAGTGAAATAATTTGACAAATACCTTCTAATCTATTGAAATTGATCAGGTCTAATACAAATTCCAACATCAGCTATTCgttttttcaacttcaatcaaatattttctaatcgtGCCAAAGTTGCATATACATTTGACTAAATTAGAATCTTCTTGAATTTGGCAAGAGAAAACCCTTGGCAATTCAAGAAAATAggattatgattttattttgaagaatatTTAAGAAGAGCTATGCCGTAACTAATAAAGTTATTAACATATATGAGAATAACGTTAGtgtttcgattttttttttaaatctcacGCATAACAAAAGCTTAATTAGTGCACCGGACTATTGATAAAGAATATTGAAGAAACTTCATCTGTATGACTTTCATGGTGTGCAAGACAGATAATATGTCCCCTTTATAAAGTAACAACAGATAATTTCCAGTTCAGCCAGGCATTATTATAGAGTTGAGTTTTTTTTGGAGCTTTTGGTACTCCAAGGAACCAATAGACAGATaagtgtatatataaatatataaaagaataatacaatctttttgtcatattttattTCTCCATTGAACGCTCTGGCAGACAATAGGAGGAACACAAATTTTAATCAAGTCATCATCTCAGCTTTGCAAGAATTTTATATTAACTTCTAGGCCCACATATCTACTCATGTTGTCTTGCTATAATGCAGTCTTCcttgtaattaattataaagCTGACTCTAAAGTCTATATAGcttctaataaaataataatgttgcTCAAGTGATCCTCATGATCTTCAAActttatattagaaaaaaaaata
Protein-coding regions in this window:
- the LOC125857647 gene encoding mini zinc finger protein 3-like, with translation MMKKRQVVVRRISSGSSTIRNIRYVECQRNHAANIGGYAVDGCREFMATGDDGTAALTCAACGCHRNFHRREVDGGEVVSESS